A DNA window from Camelina sativa cultivar DH55 chromosome 17, Cs, whole genome shotgun sequence contains the following coding sequences:
- the LOC104758749 gene encoding fasciclin-like arabinogalactan protein 2 — MVPHTSRPSFYHSRLILSPKMTSFRGVATTLVLIYQLHLFFSLSSAHNITRILAKDPEFSTFNHYLSATHLADEINRRQTITVLAVDNSAMSSILSKGYSLYTIRNILSLHVLVDYYGAKKLHQITDGSTSTASMFQSTGSATGTSGYVNITDIKGGKVAFGVQEDDSKLTAHYVKSIFEKAYNISVLHISQVLTSPEAEAPTASPSDLILTTILEKQGCKAFSEILKSTGADKTFQDTVDGGLTVFCPSDSAVSKFMPKFKTLSPANKTVLVLYHGMPVYQSLQMLRSGNGAVNTLATEGDNKFDFTVQNDGDDVTLETDVVTAKVMGTLKDQEPLIIYKIDKVLLPREIYKAVKTAAPAPKSSKKKPKNAEADADGPSADAPSDDESEVADDKNGARTTRMSIVVTAIVGLYFGVWLM, encoded by the coding sequence ATGGTACCACACACAAGTCGTCCTTCCTTCTATCACAGCCGCCTAATCCTCAGCCCCAAAATGACTTCTTTCCGGGGAGTAGCCACCACATTGGTTCTCATTTACCagctccatctcttcttctccctctcaaGTGCACATAACATAACCCGAATTTTGGCCAAAGACCCTGAGTTTTCCACTTTCAACCACTACCTTTCAGCGACCCATCTCGCCGATGAGATCAACCGCCGGCAAACGATCACCGTCTTGGCCGTTGATAACTCAGCAATGTCCTCAATCCTCTCAAAAGGCTACTCTCTCTACACAATCCGCAACATTCTCTCTCTCCATGTCCTGGTCGATTACTATGGCGCCAAGAAACTACACCAGATCACCGACGGCTCCACCTCCACTGCCTCCATGTTTCAATCAACCGGATCCGCAACGGGAACTTCTGGATACGTCAACATCACGGATATAAAAGGCGGTAAAGTCGCTTTTGGTGTCCAAGAAGACGATAGCAAGCTCACAGCTCACTACGTCAAATCCATCTTTGAAAAGGCTTACAACATCTCTGTTCTTCACATCAGCCAAGTCTTAACCTCGCCGGAAGCAGAAGCTCCCACCGCGAGTCCCAGCGACCTTATCCTCACCACAATCCTGGAGAAACAAGGATGCAAAGCTTTTTCCGAAATTTTGAAATCAACCGGCGCCGACAAAACGTTCCAAGACACCGTAGACGGAGGCTTAACAGTTTTTTGCCCGTCCGACAGTGCGGTCAGTAAGTTCATGCCGAAATTTAAAACCCTTTCTCCGGCGAACAAGACGGTGTTAGTGTTGTACCACGGCATGCCGGTTTACCAGTCGTTACAGATGCTTAGATCAGGTAACGGCGCCGTTAACACGTTAGCGACGGAAGGTGACAACAAGTTTGATTTCACCGTTCAGAATGACGGCGATGATGTGACGCTCGAGACGGACGTTGTGACGGCTAAGGTAATGGGGACGTTAAAGGATCAAGAGCCATTAATAATTTACAAGATTGATAAAGTGTTGTTGCCTAGAGAGATCTATAAAGCCGTTAAGACGGCTGCTCCAGCACCTAAGTCCAGTAAGAAAAAGCCTAAGAACGCGGAGGCCGACGCCGACGGACCTAGCGCTGATGCTCCGTCAGATGATGAGAGTGAGGTGGCTGATGATAAAAACGGCGCTAGAACTACTCGAATGAGTATTGTCGTAACGGCGATTGTCGGGCTCTATTTTGGAGTTTGGCTCATGTGA